The Listeria welshimeri serovar 6b str. SLCC5334 genome has a window encoding:
- a CDS encoding creatininase family protein, with amino-acid sequence MLYADENSFDIGAKITKTKPVILPIGAVEAHGPHLPLGTDNILASEYSAKIAAETDGFVLPVLPYGQVWSLQDFPGSLTLSNETVTKVVVEIGESLYKQGFRLFVPVSGHLGNMAALKDAARELYAKYPDMIILHIFYPNIQKLAMDVREGKANHHTYIHACEIETSLMLYLSPENADMSRAIDDPPILPIDADFTPTPWQNFTKTAVLGEATLATAEKGEYLIEKTLKTCVELIKLEQEKIRKSTKME; translated from the coding sequence GTGTTATATGCAGATGAAAATTCATTTGATATTGGCGCGAAAATCACGAAAACCAAACCAGTTATTTTGCCAATAGGAGCGGTTGAAGCGCATGGGCCACATTTGCCACTAGGAACAGACAATATTCTGGCGTCAGAATATTCAGCAAAAATAGCGGCGGAAACAGATGGTTTTGTGCTGCCAGTTTTACCATATGGTCAAGTTTGGAGCTTACAAGATTTTCCGGGAAGTTTAACTTTATCGAATGAAACGGTCACAAAAGTGGTTGTGGAAATCGGTGAAAGTCTTTATAAACAAGGATTTCGGCTATTTGTCCCAGTCAGTGGGCATCTTGGTAATATGGCTGCACTCAAAGATGCAGCACGAGAACTATATGCGAAATACCCAGATATGATTATTTTGCACATTTTCTACCCAAATATCCAAAAATTAGCGATGGATGTACGCGAAGGAAAAGCAAACCATCATACCTATATTCATGCTTGTGAAATCGAAACATCACTCATGCTCTATTTATCACCGGAAAATGCGGATATGAGTCGTGCGATTGATGACCCGCCAATTTTACCAATAGATGCAGATTTCACACCAACCCCATGGCAAAACTTCACCAAGACAGCAGTCCTCGGAGAAGCAACTTTAGCTACAGCAGAAAAAGGCGAATACTTGATTGAAAAAACCTTAAAAACATGTGTGGAGTTGATAAAACTTGAACAAGAAAAAATTCGAAAATCTACCAAAATGGAATAA